The sequence below is a genomic window from Thiomonas intermedia.
TGGAGTCGGTTTACACGGTGCTGTCGCTGCATCATCAGGTCTGCCCGCCAACCATCAATCTGCAGACCCCCGATCCCGAGTGTGACCTCGATTACTGCGCCAACACGGCGCGCGACTTGCGCATCGACTACGCGCTGAAGAACAACTTCGGATTCGGTGGCACCAACGGATCGTTGCTGTTCAAGCGCGTCTGAGTGCGCCATTCCGTTCCTTTCTGCCGTCGCCGCGCAGCAGCATGAAGACCCTCGCACCCTTGCAGATCCGGGTCGAGCGCTTCGGCCGCTGGCATCTGTTGCTTGGCCTTTTCAGTGCGGCGGCCTTGCTGGCCGCTGGCTGGACGGTCTGGGTCTGGCGCGATACGGATTCGCTCAATCTGATGGCGGCGTTCGCTGCGGCGATTTTTCTGGCCATTCTTGCGGCGCAGTATCCCTACTGGACCATCCGACCCTTCACCCTGTTCCATGATGAACGAGGCTGGAAGCTTCAGCGAGGCGATGGTCTGGAAGATGTGCTCCAGGTGCGGGGCATGGTGCTGCCCGGACTTCTGCTGGTGCTGGGGCTGACGGCCAAGGGACGCGTGGTCCTGCCCGTCTCCAGCGATATTCAGCCCGGCATTTTTCGCGAATTGCGACTGCGCTTGGGTGCGCTGTCTCACTGACCCCGGTGCAGCAAGACGTTCAAAGCGATGCCGTGCTGGTCCAGCAGGTCCAGGCAGGGCAGCAGAAGGCCTTCGACCTCCTCGTGGCCAAGTATCAGCGCAGGATCTACAGGCTGGTGTTGCGCTTCATCCGTGACCCGGCGCTGGCGGAGGATGTGGCGCAGGAGACGTTTCTGCGGGCGTACCGGGCGATCGGTCAGTTTCGAGGTGAGAGCCAGTTTTATACCTGGCTGTATCGCATCGCGGTCAATACGGCCAAAAAAGCCATTTCCGACGACATTCGCGATCCCACGGTGTCGGAAGGCGATGCCTCCGGGCATGATGAAGAAACTTTTAGCCCGACCGAGCTACTAAGCAATCACGAAACGCCGGAATCCATTCTGGTCTCGAAGGAAATCGTGCAAACGGTGAATGCTGCCATGGAGTCGCTGCCGGAAGATTTGCGAATGGCCATCACTCTGCGCGAAATCGAAGGTTTGAGTTATGAGGATATTGCCGAAGCCATGCAATGCCCGATCGGGACGGTGCGTTCGCGCATCTTTCGTGCCCGTGAGGCCATCGCGGAGCGTCTGCGCCCCGTGATTGAGCACAAGGGCGGCAAGCGTTGGTGAGGTTTCGGTGTTGAGGTTTCGGTTCCGTATTGCTGGAGACAAAAATGAATCAGGACAAGTCGCGCGAGCAACTCTCCGCCATGATGGATGGCGAGGATGATTTCCGCGGGCTGTCGCCACAGTCGGCGGACTTTGTCCGTGCCGTGGCTGCAGACAATGCGTCGCGGCGCGACTGGCTGATCTACGCCCAGATCGGCGATGTCTTGCGCTCCTCCGATCTGACGCCCTTGCCGAACGAAGGCGATTTTCTCCAGCGTGTGAGCGCAGCCATTGCGCGCGAGCCCATCGTGCTCCAGCCGCAGCCCCTCGTCGCATCGGCTGCGGGTGAGTCGGCCCAGGTCGCGCGGCATCGGCGTCCGCACTGGAGCACGAGAATGGCCGCGGGCATGGCGGCGGTTGCGGGTGTCGCGGTCATGGCCTGGGTGGCTTTGCCCGGGCTGCAGAACGCGGGACAGCAAGCTCAGCCCGCATCGGCGCAGCGACAGGTTCTCGCTTCGGTTGGGGGCGGGTCTGCGGTGGGGCAATTGCCCGTGGTCGATCGCCAAGGGGGGGCGGCTTTGGGACCGTCGGCCCGTGCAGACTTGATCCAGGCGGATCTTCAAACCCGCAGCGCGCAGGGCGGGGCCCAGATCGTGCCGGTTTCGACCCAAATGCCCATGGTCGAATACCTTCTGGCGCACCAGCAGATGGCCGGTGGCATGATGCCCGTGGCCCCGGCAACGCTGAGGATGGCTGAAAGCCGCCAGGCTGCGCCAGCCGCGTCGCACTGATGGCAGGCGTGCCGTTGGTCTTTGTGCGGTCAAACGCCATCGCTTGGAAGGCTGGCCTGGTCGGGCGCGTCCGCCGAGTCGCGATAGGCGGCATGCTCATGGCGACCCTGCCGTTGACCCCGGCCTTCGCGGAGCAGCCCGTGGACCGGCCTCCGTTAGCGACTGGTCCGCAGGTTTCGCTCGAGGCCGGGGCGCCACCCAGGCAGGGGCTGGAACAGTGGCTTCAGACCGTGAGCACGGCCGCCCGTTCGCTGAATTACAGCGGCGTGTTCATCACCCAGCGCGGGGAGGAGATCAGCACCTCCAGCCTGGTTCACTATGTGCTGCCGCAGGGCCATTTCGAACGAATCGAAACGCTGGACGGTCAGCGTCGCATCATGGTTTCACTCAACGATCAGGTGCGCACGAGCTGGCCCGACTATCGTCTGACCCTGATCGACAATCAGGCTGGACAGGCCAGTTTTCCGCGATTGCTCAAGTCGACTGATGGCGAAGTCGACCGCAACTACAAGCTCGAGCGGGGCGGGCTGGAGCGATGTGCGGGCTACGAATGCCGGATGTCGACCCTTTTGCCCCGGGATGATCTGCGCTGGGGCTATCGGCTTTGGTCGCTCCCGGATTCGCAGCTGCTGGTGAAGGCGCAAACGCTCGATGCGGACGGCCATGTCATTGATCAGGTCGCGTTCACCGAGCTCAAAATTCATGTGCATCCACGCCAGAACCTGGTGCGCGAGAGCCTGCACCAGCCCCCTGGTTATGCGGTGGAGAAGATGAAGGTGGTGCCTGTGAGCCTGCGCTCGCAGGGCTGGGCCTTGTCTTCCCATGTCCCTGGTTTCAAGACCGTTGGCGTCTTCCGCCGCAGCATGTCGGTGGGGGGAAAATCGTCGGAAGTGCTGCAGTGGCTGCTCAGCGATGGTCTGGCTTCGGTCTCGATCTTCGTGCAGCCCGCGGCCGATCTGGCCGAGCCCGTGCCCCCCGAGCAACGTGTTGGCGGCACCCTGGCGTTATCGCGCCGCATCGGCGAGTCCTGGTTGACCGTCATGGGCGCCGTTCCCGAGCGCACGCTCAGACGCATCAGCGACGCGGTCGTGCGCGTGCAGTAGCCGTAGCGGGCGAGGCTGTGCGCCTCGCCGCAGCACGATCGCCATGTTTTTCGTATGCTGGTTGCAGAGTTCAAGAATCGGCTATTGCAGTGCCATGCCTGGAATCAGGTGCGTAGTGTCAGGGAGAAATCGGTGAAAAAAATCATCAAGACCTGTTTGGGTGCAGGCCTGTTGGTCATGGCGGGCGTGGCTGCGCCCGCGCAGGCAGCGGGTGCGGCGCCACAGCAGGGCCAACAGGCTTGTGTAGCTTGCGGACTGCCGGATTTCACCGGGCTGGTGGAGAAGGCCGGCCCGTCCGTGGTCAATATCCGCACCTACAAGAAGGTGCCCGTGGGCAGCGGGGAGCAGATGGATGAGCAGACCCGCGAACTGCTGCGGCGGTTTTTCGGTGTGCCCATTCCGTCGCCCGATGTTCCGAAGGGCGGCAACAACGGCCCGAAGGACGAAGAGGAAGAGCGCCCCACGGGTGTGGGGTCCGGTTTCATCATCAGCCCGGACGGCTACATCATGACCAACGCCCATGTTGTGGATGGCGCGGATGAGATCATGGTCACGCTGACCGACAAGCGCGAGTTCACCGCCAAGCTCATCGGCGCCGACAAGCGCACGGATGTGGCGCTGGTGAAGATCGACGCCCCGTCGCCGCTCCCTGCGGTGCAGATCGGCGACTCCTCCAAGGTGAAGGTGGGTGAATGGGTGGTGGCCATCGGCTCGCCGTTCGGACTCGAGAACACCGTCACGGCGGGCATCGTGAGTGCCAAGGGCCGGGATACCGGTGACTACACGCCGTTCATTCAGACCGATGTGGCCGTGAACCCGGGCAACTCCGGTGGCCCGCTCATTGATATGCGAGGCAACGTCGTCGGCATCAATTCCCAGATCTACAGCCGCACGGGCGGCTTCATGGGGATTTCGTTCGCCATTCCCATCGACGAAGCCATGCGCGTGGTCGAGCAGCTCAAGAAGCAGGGTTATGTGGTGCGTGGCAAGATCGGAGTGCAGATCGACAGCGTGAGTCGCGAGTTGGCTGAATCGCTGGGTCTGGGGCAGGCCCGGGGCGCTCTGGTACGTGTCGTCGAGAAGGGTGGGGCGGCAGGCAAGGCCGGTGTGCAGGTCGGTGACATCGTCACCAGCTTCAATGGCAAACCTGTAGAGCGTGCCAACGACCTGCCCCGTCTGGTGGGTGAGACCAAGCCCGACACCGCTGTGCCCATGCAGGTGCTGCGCATGGGCAAGACGCTGACCCTCAACGTCAGGGTGGGCGAATGGGTGATGGACAAGAAGCCCGGCACCAAGCAGGGCGAAGAGCCCAAGCCCGAGGCCGTCAGCAAGGCCAATGCGCTGGGGGTGAAGGTCATCGATCTCAATGATGCCCAGAAGCGCCAGCTTGGCGTGAGCGGCGGGGTCTTGGTGGAGGCCGTGCGGGACGGGGCGCAGCGCGACGGCCTGCGGGTGGGGGATGTCGTCATGGCGGTGGGCAATACCGCCGTCAACAGCGCGGCCCATTTCAACGCGCTCAGTGCGCAATTGCCCGTCGGCAAACAGGTGGCGGTGCTCGTGCGACGAGGCGATGCCGGCCTCTACATCCTGCTGCGGCCGCAGAACTGAGCTGGGTCGGGGGCACGAGGTCTTGCCGGGCAGGGATGTGCCCCCGGGTTAGAATGACGGTCCAACAAGCATCAGCAGTTGCCAAATCGATTTGTTGGAAGGCGCGTCACGCTTGTCGCGCCTTTTTTCTTGTTCATTCCCAAGTTTCCCGTTCAGCCCGCAGGGTGTGCCAGCGGGGCTTCAGCCGTTCGCCCCAGCGGGCCATTGCATGAATCTCATTCGTAATTTTTCGATTATTGCCCACATTGATCACGGCAAATCGACGCTTGCTGATCGCATTATTCAGCGATGCGGTGGTTTGTCCGATCGCGAAATGGAGGCGCAGGTGCTCGATTCGATGGATATCGAACGCGAGCGCGGCATCACCATCAAGGCGCAGACGGCGGCGCTGCAATACACCGCGCGGGACGGCAACACCTACAACCTCAATCTGATCGATACGCCGGGGCATGTCGATTTCAGCTATGAAGTGAGTCGCTCGCTTTCAGCCTGCGAGGGCGCGCTGTTGGTGGTGGATGCCAGTCAGGGCGTGGAAGCCCAAACGGTGGCCAATTGCTACACCGCGCTTGATCTGGGCGTCGAAGTCGTTCCCGTGCTCAACAAGATGGATCTTCCGCAGGCCGACCCGGAGCGGGCCAAAGAAGAGATCGAGGAAGTCATCGGCATCGACGCGGGCGACGCTATCCCCTGCAGTGCCAAGACTGGCATGGGCATCGACGACATTCTCGATGCAGTCATCACCCGCATGCCGCCGCCCAAGGGCCGTGCGGATGCGCCGCTGCGCGCCATGATCATCGACTCCTGGTTCGATACCTATGTCGGCGTGGTCATGCTGGTGCGCGTGGTCGACGGCAGCCTGAAGAAGGGCGAGCGCTTCAAGATGATGGCCACTCATGCGGCCTACAACGCCGAACAACTGGGCGTGTTCACGCCCAAGTCGGTCCAGCGCGACGTGCTCTGCGCGGGAGAGGTGGGCTTCATCATTGCGGGCATCAAGGAGTTGCAGGCTGCCAAGGTCGGCGACACCATCACTCTCGAAAAAAAGCTGCCCAACAACCTCGGCCCTGCCGAGGAGGCCTTGCCAGGCTTCAAGGAAATCCAGCCGCAGGTGTTCGCCGGTCTCTATCCGACCGAGGCCAGCGAATACGACCAGCTGCGCGATGCCCTGGAGAAGCTCAAGCTGAACGACGCCGCGTTGCGCTACGAGCCTGAAGTGAGCCAGGCGCTGGGTTTCGGCTTCCGCTGCGGCTTTCTGGGCCTGTTGCACATGGAGATCGTGCAGGAGCGTCTGGAGCGCGAGTTCGACCAAGACCTCATCACCACGGCGCCCTCGGTGGTCTATCAGGTCATGCTGGCCAATGGCGAGGTGATCGAGGTCGAGAATCCATCGAAGATGCCCGATCAGGGCCGCATCGCCGAAATCCGCGAACCCATCGTCACGGTGCATCTCTACATGCCGCAGGATTACGTGGGCCCGGTGATGACCCTGGCCAACCAGAAGCGGGGCATGCAGCTCAATATGGCCTATCACGGTCGCCAGGTGATGCTCACCTACGACATGCCGTTGGCCGAGATCGTGCTCGATTTTTTCGACAAGCTCAAAAGCGTATCGCGGGGCTATGCCTCGATGGACTATGAGTTCAAGGAGTATCGTGCCGCCGATGTGGTGAAGGTCGACATGCTGATCAACGGCGACCGGGTGGACGCGCTGTCCATCATCGTGCACCGCGGCCAGAGCCAGTACCGCGGTCGTCAGGTGGCGGCCAAGATGCGCGAGATCATTCCGCGCCAGATGTACGACGTCGCCATCCAGGCGGCCATCGGGGCCAACATTATCGCGCGTGAGACAATCAAGGCCCTGCGCAAGAACGTTCTCGCGAAGTGCTACGGGGGGGACATTTCCCGCAAACGCAAACTGCTGGAAAAGCAGAAGGCGGGTAAGAAACGCATGAAGCAGATCGGTTCTGTCGAAGTGCCCCAAGAGGCCTTCCTCGCGATTCTGCAAGTCGAAGACTGATCCACACTCTCTCCCCAACGCACCGTATGGAAACCGCGCCCAGCGTCAATTTCACTCTCCTGCTGTTCATCCTTCTGGTCGTCACCGGCGCGTTCTGGTTCGCCGAGCGCTGGTATTTCGCCCCGCAACGCCGCCGTGCCGCCAAGGCAGCCGTCGCCCAGTTGCAGGAGCGTCGTAGTGCCCTCGAAAAGCAGGGACTGGCCACCGATGGCGCCGTGGCCACCGATGCCGACATCGAAGCCGCGCGCGACCGTTTGCAGAGCCAGCCGTGGTGGCTTGAGTGGACCGCCGGCCTGTTCCCGGTCATTCTGGTGGTTTTCCTGCTGCGCTCTTTCGTGGCGGAGCCGTTCAAGATCCCTTCGGGCTCGATGGAGCCGACGCTGGTGCCTGGCGACCTGATTCTGGTGAACAAGTTCGAGTACGGCCTGCGCCTGCCGCTGCTCGACAGCCGTCTCACGCCGGGCGAACTGCCCAAGCGCGGCGATGTGATCGTGTTCCGTCTGCCCAAGGATCCGCGAATCGACTACATCAAGCGCATCGTCGGTCTGCCCGGCGACACCGTGTCTTACGAAAACAAGCAGCTGGTGATCAACGGCCAGCCGGTGCAGGAAAAGCCGCTGTCCGACTATTTCGATCCCGGCACCATGACGTACTACAAGCAATACATGGAAAAGCTGGGATCGCACGAGCACCGCATCATGATCAACCCGATGGCGCCGCCCTACGTCATCGGCGGGCCCGACAACTTTCCGAACCGCGACATGTGCCACTACAACGCCGAAGGCTTCGTCTGCAAGGTCCCGGCGGGCAACTATTTCGTGATGGGCGACAACCGCGACAACTCCCTGGACTCGCGCTATTGGGGTTTCGTCCCCGAGCGCAATATCATCGGCAAGGCTTTTGTGGTGTGGATGAATTTCAGCGCGCCCAAGAACATCGGGCTGATTCATTGATCGTCATGGCCGGTTTGGGAGAGCGGGGCAACTATGAAGCAGCATGACAAGCAGCGGGGCATCACCCTCATCGGGCTGATTTTCTGGGGCGCGATCCTCGCGTTCTTCGTGGTCATCGGCGCCCAGGCTGTACCGACGGCGACCGAGTACTTCGCCATCCAGAAGGCTGTCGATCAGGCGGCCAAGGCTGGACCGACCGTGGCCGACATTCGCTCGGCCTATTCCAAAATGGCCGATGTGGACTACATCTCCTCCGTCACGGCGCAGGATCTCGACATCACCAAAGTCAACGACAAGGTGGTGATCTCCTTCGCTTACAACAAGGAGATCCACATCGCCGGACCGGTGTATCTGCTGATCAAGTACGCCGGGCATTCGCACTGATTCACGGGTGAGCACGACTTTAGAAAAGCGGCTGGGTTATTCCTTTCGCGACCGCAAACTGTTCGAGCGTGCGCTCACGCACCGCAGCTTCGGGGCGGATCACAACGAGCGTCTGGAGTTTCTCGGCGATTCGGTGCTCAACCTTTCCGCGGCCGCCTGGCTCTATCACCAGGCGGCAAGGCAGGACGAAGGCCAGCTCTCGCGACTTCGTGCGGCGCTGGTGCGCGCCGAGACTCTGGCTGAAGTGGCCCGCACGGTGGAACTGGGCCGATTCCTGCGTCTGGGCGAAGGCGAGTTGCAGAGCGGCGGCGCCCAGCGTGAATCCATCCTTGCGGATGCCGTGGAGGCGCTGCTTGGCGCGATCTATCTCGAAGCCGGATTCGACATGGCGCAGGAGGTGATGCGACGTCTGTTCGCCTCCCTGCTGGAATCGCTGGACGCCGATGTCGTTCGCAAAGATGCGAAGACGCAGCTGCAGGAGTTTCTGCAGGGGCAGCGGTTGCCCTTGCCGAGCTATGTCGTGCTGGACGTGCGTGGGGCCGCGCACCAGCAGCAATTCAAGGTGGAGTGCGCGGTGGCCGCGCTGGGCCTGAAAGTGGAAGGCGAGGGCGACAGCCGCCGCCGTGCCGAGCAGGACGCCGCCACGCGCATGATCGAGCGCATCGGTCGCGGCGGCACCAAGCCGCAGCGGGGGGGCAACCGGCCCGTGCTGGTGGATGAACGCGCGCAGCCGACAGCCCAAATGGAATCACCCAGTGCGGCGGCGCCCTCCGCCCCGGCGCACAATCGCCGTCAAGCGGCCGCGCGGCGGCCGTCGAAAGTGTCTCAATCGCCATGACTTCCACGCCCCCGAATTCCCCGCGCCGTTTTGGTACCGTTGCCATCGTCGGGCGGCCCAATGTCGGCAAGTCCACACTGCTCAATGCGCTGGTGGGCGCCAAGGTGAGCATCACGTCGCACAAGGCGCAGACCACGCGCCATCGCATCCTCGGCGTTACCACGCTCGGGGCTTCGCAGTTCGCCTTTGTCGATACGCCGGGCTTTCAGACCCAGCACATGCATGCCCTCAACCGGGCGATGAACCGCACCGTCACAGGCGCCTTGAGCGAAGTGGATCTCGTGCTCTGGGTGCTGGAGGCAGGAAAAATCCTGCCGCAGGACCGCACCGTGCTCGAAGTTCTGCCCGACGACCGGCCGGTGATCGTGGTGGTCAACAAGCTCGATCGCATCACTCCGCGAGAAAAGCTGATGCCCTGGCTGGCCGAACTGGGGCAGCTTCGCCCGTTCGCCGAGATCGTGCCGATGTCGGCACAAAAGAAAGCCGATGCGCCCCGACTGCTCGCCATCATGGAGCCCTATCTGCATGAAGGCGAGTGGGGCTACGAAGAGGATGCCCTCACCGATCGCAGCGAGCGCTTCCTGGCGGCCGAGATCCTGCGTGAGAAGCTGTTCCGCCTGACCGGCGACGAACTGCCCTACACCAGCACCGTGGTCATCGAGCAGTTTGCCCAGGAGGGCCAACTGCGCCGCATCTCCGCGGCCATCATTGTCGATCGGGACGGACACAAGGCCATGGTGATCGGCGCGGGCGGCGAACGCCTCAAGCGCATCTCCACCGAAGCGCGGCAGGACATGCAGGTCCTGTTCGACGGCCCGGTCTTTCTGGAGGTCTGGGTCAAGACCCGCTCGGGCTGGGCCGACGACCAGGCTGCCGTGCGCGCCTTCGGCTATGAGGACTGAGCTGGGCGCCGGGCCGGTGGCCCGACCCCTGCCGCGCACTTCCCGGCGTGGCATCTCGGTGGAACGGGTGCAGGACGAGCCGATCTACGTTCTGCACAGCTACCCGTGGAAGGAAACCAGTCTTCTGCTCGACGTTTTCAGCCGCCGCCATGGTCGTGTGGCCCTGGTGGCCAAGGGCGCCAAGCGGCCGACGTCCGCGCTGCGCGCCGTGCTGCTGGGCTTTCAGCCCTGCCATGCCAGCTGGAGTGGCCGCGGCGAGGTTCGTACCCTGACCCGCGCCGATTGGGCGGGAGGGCTGGCGCCGCTGTCGGGCCTGCCCTTGCTTTGCGGCTTCTATTTCAACGAATTGCTCGTGCGCCTGCTGGCCCGCGAAGACGCCCACGAAGGCTTGTTCGACGCGTATCACGCGGGCATCGCGGCGCTCGCCCAGCGTCCGCAGGCGTCGTCTGCCGAACTGGAGCCGGTGCTGCGCAGCTTCGAGTTCGCGCTCCTGCGCGAGCTCGGGTTCCTGCCCGAGCTGCACCTCGAAGGTTCGACTTCCGAGCCCGTGCTGCCCGATGCCTATTACCGCGTCGATCCCGACCAGGGCGTGTCGGCCTGCCCCTCATCCGATGTCCAGGCCGTCCGCGGCGAAGTGCTGCTGGCGCTGCGCGAAGGTCCGCCCGCCGAGGGCGACATCGCCCTGGCGCGCACCGCCAAGACCTTGATGCGCAGCCTGCTTCACTATCATCTTTCAGGACAGATGCTGCGCACCCGCCAGCTTCTCATTGATCTCCACAAGTTATGAACCCAATGGCTACCGCCCCCGACGCTGCGCCGCTGCTCGGGGTGAACATCGACCATGTCGCCACGCTGCGCAACGCGCGCGGCGGCAGTTTCCCCGACCCTGTGATGGCGGCGCAGCAGGCGGTGGAGGCTGGTGCGGACATCATCACCTTCCATCTGCGCGAAGACCGCCGCCACATCCGTGATGCCGATGTCGAGCGGCTCAAGGCCGTCATCTCGGCGCCGCTGAATTTCGAGTCTGCGCTCGCGCCGGAGATGCTCGACATCATTTGCCGAGTGCGTCCGCAAAGGGTCTGCCTGGTGCCCGAGCGCCGGCAGGAAGTGACCACCGAAGGCGGCCTCGATGTGGTCGGCCAGTTCGAACGCGTGCGCGAGGCCTGCGCCCGTCTGGCCGATTGCGGCTGCATCGTGTCCCTGTTCATCGAACCCAGTGCCCAGCAGATCGAGGCCAGTGCGCGGGCCGGAGCGCCTTGTATCGAGTTGCATACCGGTGCCTACGCCAATGCCTTCGACGCCTCGGACGCCGCCGCGCAGCAGCACGAGTTCGACCGCATCGCCGCGGGCCTGAAACGGGGCCGCAGCCTGGGGCTGCAAACCCATGCCGGGCACGGCCTGAGCCTGCAAAGCACCCCGGCGATCGCGGCCCTGCCTGAAGTCAGCGAATTGCACATCGGCCATGCGCTCATCGGTCATGCGGTGTTCGTCGGGCTGAAGCAATCGGTCCGCGACTTCCAGGCGGCGATCGCCCGCGCGGCGGCTGACGCGCGGGCGAACTGAGGCTGGGCGAGGCCTGCATGATCTACGGCATCGGGACCGATGTCTGCTCCATTTCCCGCATGGGCGACGCCG
It includes:
- the rpoE gene encoding RNA polymerase sigma factor RpoE encodes the protein MQQDVQSDAVLVQQVQAGQQKAFDLLVAKYQRRIYRLVLRFIRDPALAEDVAQETFLRAYRAIGQFRGESQFYTWLYRIAVNTAKKAISDDIRDPTVSEGDASGHDEETFSPTELLSNHETPESILVSKEIVQTVNAAMESLPEDLRMAITLREIEGLSYEDIAEAMQCPIGTVRSRIFRAREAIAERLRPVIEHKGGKRW
- a CDS encoding sigma-E factor negative regulatory protein, giving the protein MNQDKSREQLSAMMDGEDDFRGLSPQSADFVRAVAADNASRRDWLIYAQIGDVLRSSDLTPLPNEGDFLQRVSAAIAREPIVLQPQPLVASAAGESAQVARHRRPHWSTRMAAGMAAVAGVAVMAWVALPGLQNAGQQAQPASAQRQVLASVGGGSAVGQLPVVDRQGGAALGPSARADLIQADLQTRSAQGGAQIVPVSTQMPMVEYLLAHQQMAGGMMPVAPATLRMAESRQAAPAASH
- a CDS encoding MucB/RseB C-terminal domain-containing protein; the encoded protein is MATLPLTPAFAEQPVDRPPLATGPQVSLEAGAPPRQGLEQWLQTVSTAARSLNYSGVFITQRGEEISTSSLVHYVLPQGHFERIETLDGQRRIMVSLNDQVRTSWPDYRLTLIDNQAGQASFPRLLKSTDGEVDRNYKLERGGLERCAGYECRMSTLLPRDDLRWGYRLWSLPDSQLLVKAQTLDADGHVIDQVAFTELKIHVHPRQNLVRESLHQPPGYAVEKMKVVPVSLRSQGWALSSHVPGFKTVGVFRRSMSVGGKSSEVLQWLLSDGLASVSIFVQPAADLAEPVPPEQRVGGTLALSRRIGESWLTVMGAVPERTLRRISDAVVRVQ
- a CDS encoding DegQ family serine endoprotease codes for the protein MAGVAAPAQAAGAAPQQGQQACVACGLPDFTGLVEKAGPSVVNIRTYKKVPVGSGEQMDEQTRELLRRFFGVPIPSPDVPKGGNNGPKDEEEERPTGVGSGFIISPDGYIMTNAHVVDGADEIMVTLTDKREFTAKLIGADKRTDVALVKIDAPSPLPAVQIGDSSKVKVGEWVVAIGSPFGLENTVTAGIVSAKGRDTGDYTPFIQTDVAVNPGNSGGPLIDMRGNVVGINSQIYSRTGGFMGISFAIPIDEAMRVVEQLKKQGYVVRGKIGVQIDSVSRELAESLGLGQARGALVRVVEKGGAAGKAGVQVGDIVTSFNGKPVERANDLPRLVGETKPDTAVPMQVLRMGKTLTLNVRVGEWVMDKKPGTKQGEEPKPEAVSKANALGVKVIDLNDAQKRQLGVSGGVLVEAVRDGAQRDGLRVGDVVMAVGNTAVNSAAHFNALSAQLPVGKQVAVLVRRGDAGLYILLRPQN
- the lepA gene encoding translation elongation factor 4; this encodes MNLIRNFSIIAHIDHGKSTLADRIIQRCGGLSDREMEAQVLDSMDIERERGITIKAQTAALQYTARDGNTYNLNLIDTPGHVDFSYEVSRSLSACEGALLVVDASQGVEAQTVANCYTALDLGVEVVPVLNKMDLPQADPERAKEEIEEVIGIDAGDAIPCSAKTGMGIDDILDAVITRMPPPKGRADAPLRAMIIDSWFDTYVGVVMLVRVVDGSLKKGERFKMMATHAAYNAEQLGVFTPKSVQRDVLCAGEVGFIIAGIKELQAAKVGDTITLEKKLPNNLGPAEEALPGFKEIQPQVFAGLYPTEASEYDQLRDALEKLKLNDAALRYEPEVSQALGFGFRCGFLGLLHMEIVQERLEREFDQDLITTAPSVVYQVMLANGEVIEVENPSKMPDQGRIAEIREPIVTVHLYMPQDYVGPVMTLANQKRGMQLNMAYHGRQVMLTYDMPLAEIVLDFFDKLKSVSRGYASMDYEFKEYRAADVVKVDMLINGDRVDALSIIVHRGQSQYRGRQVAAKMREIIPRQMYDVAIQAAIGANIIARETIKALRKNVLAKCYGGDISRKRKLLEKQKAGKKRMKQIGSVEVPQEAFLAILQVED
- the lepB gene encoding signal peptidase I; the encoded protein is METAPSVNFTLLLFILLVVTGAFWFAERWYFAPQRRRAAKAAVAQLQERRSALEKQGLATDGAVATDADIEAARDRLQSQPWWLEWTAGLFPVILVVFLLRSFVAEPFKIPSGSMEPTLVPGDLILVNKFEYGLRLPLLDSRLTPGELPKRGDVIVFRLPKDPRIDYIKRIVGLPGDTVSYENKQLVINGQPVQEKPLSDYFDPGTMTYYKQYMEKLGSHEHRIMINPMAPPYVIGGPDNFPNRDMCHYNAEGFVCKVPAGNYFVMGDNRDNSLDSRYWGFVPERNIIGKAFVVWMNFSAPKNIGLIH
- a CDS encoding DUF4845 domain-containing protein, which produces MKQHDKQRGITLIGLIFWGAILAFFVVIGAQAVPTATEYFAIQKAVDQAAKAGPTVADIRSAYSKMADVDYISSVTAQDLDITKVNDKVVISFAYNKEIHIAGPVYLLIKYAGHSH
- the rnc gene encoding ribonuclease III — translated: MSTTLEKRLGYSFRDRKLFERALTHRSFGADHNERLEFLGDSVLNLSAAAWLYHQAARQDEGQLSRLRAALVRAETLAEVARTVELGRFLRLGEGELQSGGAQRESILADAVEALLGAIYLEAGFDMAQEVMRRLFASLLESLDADVVRKDAKTQLQEFLQGQRLPLPSYVVLDVRGAAHQQQFKVECAVAALGLKVEGEGDSRRRAEQDAATRMIERIGRGGTKPQRGGNRPVLVDERAQPTAQMESPSAAAPSAPAHNRRQAAARRPSKVSQSP
- the era gene encoding GTPase Era, which codes for MTSTPPNSPRRFGTVAIVGRPNVGKSTLLNALVGAKVSITSHKAQTTRHRILGVTTLGASQFAFVDTPGFQTQHMHALNRAMNRTVTGALSEVDLVLWVLEAGKILPQDRTVLEVLPDDRPVIVVVNKLDRITPREKLMPWLAELGQLRPFAEIVPMSAQKKADAPRLLAIMEPYLHEGEWGYEEDALTDRSERFLAAEILREKLFRLTGDELPYTSTVVIEQFAQEGQLRRISAAIIVDRDGHKAMVIGAGGERLKRISTEARQDMQVLFDGPVFLEVWVKTRSGWADDQAAVRAFGYED
- the recO gene encoding DNA repair protein RecO; translated protein: MRTELGAGPVARPLPRTSRRGISVERVQDEPIYVLHSYPWKETSLLLDVFSRRHGRVALVAKGAKRPTSALRAVLLGFQPCHASWSGRGEVRTLTRADWAGGLAPLSGLPLLCGFYFNELLVRLLAREDAHEGLFDAYHAGIAALAQRPQASSAELEPVLRSFEFALLRELGFLPELHLEGSTSEPVLPDAYYRVDPDQGVSACPSSDVQAVRGEVLLALREGPPAEGDIALARTAKTLMRSLLHYHLSGQMLRTRQLLIDLHKL
- a CDS encoding pyridoxine 5'-phosphate synthase produces the protein MNPMATAPDAAPLLGVNIDHVATLRNARGGSFPDPVMAAQQAVEAGADIITFHLREDRRHIRDADVERLKAVISAPLNFESALAPEMLDIICRVRPQRVCLVPERRQEVTTEGGLDVVGQFERVREACARLADCGCIVSLFIEPSAQQIEASARAGAPCIELHTGAYANAFDASDAAAQQHEFDRIAAGLKRGRSLGLQTHAGHGLSLQSTPAIAALPEVSELHIGHALIGHAVFVGLKQSVRDFQAAIARAAADARAN